The Effusibacillus pohliae DSM 22757 region TACTTCTTCCACTATTTCTTGCCACCAGGGCTTGCCCGGAGCTGTAGGCAAGCGATTAGGTCCATACAACTGTGTCCGTTTTTCTGCTTCCAATGCAGACAGTCCGTTTTGTACATTCGTTTCCATCACGTGCACCACTTGATCAGCAGAAACGTTATGCCATAAATCAGATCTTTGACCTGCCTGAACTTGCATCCAATCATTCTCCTCCCTGAAATTATGCAACATTTGTTGCATTCCCCTTCCTGCTTTGATAATATCGAAACGAAACAATTGTTTCAATCAAATCGAATCGTTTGTAACAAATTATCCGAAAGGATGATGTCATTGGAGCAACAGTTTGCACAACTAATCAGCGAATACGGTTACCCGGGCATTTTTATATTCTTGGCAGTCGGAATCGTTGGATTGCCTTTGCCTGATGAAATGCTTATGACGTTCGTCGGATACACTGTGTATCAGGGAAAAATGTCATATCCTCTGGCGGTAGTATCCGCATTTTCCGGTTCAGCGGTTGGAATTACGATCAGTTACTTGTTAGGGTCAAAACTGGGACTCCCATTCTTGAAAAAATTCGGTCCTAAACTCCACATTACCGAACGAAAAATTCAACGAACCCATGACTTGTTTGAAAAGTACGGAAGTATTTTGATCTTTGTTGGCTATTTCATTCCAGGGGTCAGACACGTTACCGGATATATTTCGGGAATCGCGAATATTGGAATTCGAAAATTTGGCCTCTTCGCATATTCCGGTGCTCTTGCTTGGAGTCTGACCTTTATCAGTTTAGGAAGAGAGCTTGGGGAAAACTGGTATCTCGTTCAGGAGTACCTCCATAGATACGGCTTATTTGGGTTTGCCTTGGTCATAATCCTGGCAACAGTGATGTTTATTTATTTCAAGTTTCGACGTGGGAACACATGATGATACGTTTCGATCGTTCATTTATGGAAAAATAAAAGACTTTTTAATTGGCAGGAGGTCAAACAAATGACGAAATGGATTTCTCTTGTATCGGCGGTAATTGAACGATTTGGTCTGACTCCGGATTCAGTCGTTCATTTTAAGGAACGGGGGCGTAATCATCTGAGGGAGGCAATACGTCCAAGCGATTGGGGATTTTTGATTGTGGTTGGAACTGCTGCGCTGTTCATTTCTCTTGAAATCGTGTATCTTTTTTTCTTAGTTGCACGGGATTTCTTTTCGATTGCCGGCACGCTGATTCAGGATTTCCCTACTTCCCTCACAATCAACGATCTGCTGCAGTACACCAAAAACGAGCTTACTAAGGTTTTCAAAGTCATCTCAAATACGATGAGTTTTAGTTTGATTGATTCCATTCTTTGGCTGTCAGGGATTCTGCTGGTTTTGATCGCCATAGCATTATGGGGGAAAAGAATACTTAAAAATCTTTTCTCATTCAGAACTTCTTCTACGAAGAATACAAATTGGACATCTTGGCTGCTGCTTTTCGCAGGCTTGGCGGTGCATATCGCAGCCTTCACTTATTATCGAGTAGGAGGGGGCGGCTAACCCCCGTCCTCTCACACCACCTAGCATGCGGGTCCGCACTAGGCGGTTCCAAAAGGTTCACGAAGTTCCAAATAACGAACAAGCAAACTTTTCAGCCCTTGTGCTTCCCAATAGGAAGTATCAAGGGCATTGTTTAGGTTGCGGGCCATTTCCCATGCCCCGCAACGGGAGTTGGCCATGATGTGAACCGCAAATTCCGGCACACCCAGTGCCCGTAGTTCCCGATAGCGTGTTCGCACTCGCTTCCATTGTTTCCACAGGCACATCCTCAGCCGCCGCCGTATCCACCGGTCGAATGACTCGCAGTGGTTCTTGGCCGAGGCGATGTGGAAGTATCCTGCCCACCCCATGATGTAGCGGTTCACTTCCTCAATCCTCTGCTTCATCGATACCGGCCGGGTTCTGGATGTGATGGTACGGATCCGTTCCTTGAACCGCTCGATCGTTTTCGGCGCGAGCCGTATGGTTCCCTGCCGATTCGGCAGAAAGCTGAATCCAAGAAACTTCCGCCTCCATGGGCGGTCTACCGCGCTACCCGCGCCATCAGGATGTCATGATTCACCCGGTCAAAAAACTTTTCCTGGTCCATGTCGACCACCCAGCGGTATCCTTCCTGGATGAAGCGTTGGGCTTGCCGCACGGCATCGTGCGCCCGCTTGCCCAGTCGGAATCCGTAGCTGTACTGTAAGAATCCGCCATCGAAGATGTGGGTCATCACTTGTAGAAGGGCTTGCTGGAGGAAGCGGTCCATTACGGTCGGGATTCCTAAGAGCCTCACCCCGCCTCCGGGTTTGGGGATTTCCACCCGTCTGACCGGCTTCGGTTCATACGTTCCCGTCAGGAGTTGGTGTTTCACCGTTCCCCA contains the following coding sequences:
- a CDS encoding DedA family protein, with protein sequence MEQQFAQLISEYGYPGIFIFLAVGIVGLPLPDEMLMTFVGYTVYQGKMSYPLAVVSAFSGSAVGITISYLLGSKLGLPFLKKFGPKLHITERKIQRTHDLFEKYGSILIFVGYFIPGVRHVTGYISGIANIGIRKFGLFAYSGALAWSLTFISLGRELGENWYLVQEYLHRYGLFGFALVIILATVMFIYFKFRRGNT